The following are from one region of the Brienomyrus brachyistius isolate T26 chromosome 4, BBRACH_0.4, whole genome shotgun sequence genome:
- the LOC125740692 gene encoding matrix metalloproteinase-16-like, with product MMILLSLHNRRCLYSASPGALCLQFLLWILCVVCGEEQPFSVEAWLQRYGYLPPTDPRMSVLRSAQTMQSAIAAMQRLYGLNITGMLDRSTIDWMKKPRCGVPDQLGGASRFNVRRRRYALTGQKWQHKHITYSIKNFTPKVGAEETHSAIRRAFQVWQGVTPLRFEAVPYSALENGRRDVDITIIFASGFHGDSSPFDGEGGFLAHAYFPGPGIGGDTHFDSDEPWTLGNPNHDGNDLFLVAVHELGHALGLEHSNDPTAIMAPFYQYMDTENFRLPNDDLQGIQKIYGPPDKAPQPTRPLPTAPPPRSHAPLDPRKHDRQTRPPRLPTGDKPPYGGGRPDICEGGFNTLAILRREMFVFKDQWFWRVRDNAVMPGYPMQISYFWRGLPPKVDAVYENSEGKFVFFKGNRFWVFKDTVLQPSYPQDISMFSRGMPAQSIEAAVWWEDVGKTYFFKGDRYWRYSEDMRTMDPGYPKPISVWKGIPNSPQGAFVDKANGFTYFYKGKEYWKFNNQKLRVEPGYPRSILKDFMGCDGSMDRDPDTGRDRERRPPVEEDDVDVVIKLESAAGTVKVVAIVIPCVLALCLLVLLYTVVQFKRKGTPRHILYCKRSMQEWV from the exons gcctgGCTGCAGCGGTATGGATACCTCCCACCCACTGACCCCCGGATGTCGGTGCTGCGCTCCGCCCAGACCATGCAGTCAGCTATCGCTGCTATGCAGCGCCTGTACGGCCTCAACATCACGGGCATGCTGGACAGAAGCACCATCGA CTGGATGAAGAAACCCCGGTGCGGGGTGCCAGATCAGCTGGGAGGGGCTTCCCGGTTCAACGTGCGGAGGCGACGGTACGCCCTCACGGGACAGAAGTGGCAGCACAAGCACATCACCTACAG CATAAAGAACTTCACGCCTAAggtgggggcagaggagacGCACAGTGCCATCCGGAGGGCCTTCCAGGTGTGGCAGGGGGTGACACCCCTGCGTTTCGAGGCCGTCCCCTACAGCGCCCTGGAGAATGGGCGCCGCGACGTGGACATCACCATCATCTTTGCCTCTGGTTTCCACGGCGACAGCTCGCCCTTTGACGGCGAGGGCGGCTTCCTGGCACACGCCTACTTCCCTGGGCCCGGCATCGGGGGTGACACACACTTCGACTCGGACGAGCCCTGGACCCTGGGGAACCCCAACCACGATG GAAACGACCTCTTCCTGGTGGCGGTGCACGAGCTGGGCCACGCCCTGGGCCTGGAGCACTCCAACGACCCCACGGCCATCATGGCCCCCTTCTATCAGTACATGGACACGGAGAACTTCAGGCTGCCCAATGACGACCTGCAGGGCATCCAGAAGATTTATG GTCCGCCGGACAAGGCACCGCAGCCAACACGGCCGCTACCCACAGCCCCGCCCCCGCGCTCTCACGCCCCCTTGGACCCCCGCAAGCATGACCGCCAGACGAGGCCCCCCCGGCTGCCCACGGGTGACAAGCCCCCCTATGGCGGGGGCCGCCCGGACATCTGCGAGGGGGGGTTCAACACACTGGCCATCCTGCGCAGGGAGATGTTTGTGTTTAAG GACCAGTGGTTCTGGCGGGTCCGGGACAATGCGGTGATGCCAGGCTACCCCATGCAGATCTCCTACTTCTGGAGGGGTCTGCCCCCCAAGGTGGACGCCGTCTATGAAAACAGCGAGGGGAAGTTCGTCTTCTTcaaag GGAACCGCTTCTGGGTGTTCAAGGACACGGTGCTGCAGCCGTCCTACCCACAGGACATCTCCATGTTCAGTAGAGGGATGCCGGCGCAGAGCATCGAGGCAGCCGTCTGGTGGGAGGACGTGGGCAAGACATACTTCTTTAAAGGTGACAG GTACTGGCGCTACAGCGAGGACATGCGCACTATGGACCCCGGGTACCCTAAACCCATATCCGTCTGGAAGGGCATCCCCAACTCCCCACAGGGGGCGTTTGTGGACAAAGCCAACG GCTTCACATACTTCTACAAGGGCAAAGAGTACTGGAAGTTCAACAACCAGAAGCTGCGTGTTGAGCCAGGATACCCACGCTCCATCCTGAAGGACTTCATGGGCTGCGACGGCTCAATGGACCGGGATCCGGACACGGGTCGGGACCGTGAGCGGCGCCCCCCAGTGGAGGAGGACGACGTGGACGTGGTGATCAAGCTTGAGAGTGCGGCAGGCACAGTGAAGGTGGTAGCCATTGTGATCCCGTGTGTGCTGGCGCTCTGCCTGCTGGTGCTGCTCTACACGGTGGTGCAGTTCAAGCGTAAGGGCACGCCGCGCCACATACTGTACTGCAAGCGCTCCATGCAGGAGTGGGTGTGA